TCAAACCCTCCATCCATGACTCATCTTTTTCGAAACTCGCTGGATTGCTATCCATTTTTCAATGACCCTTCTTCCTTCGCTCGCTCTTCCCGCTAACGCTAACTTCGCGTCAGCAATTCCTATATTACCAGTACCCCTACCCGCTGTCAAGTTACAGGTTCGTTTCCTCTAACTCCTTCTTATAGTGAATTCATGCGGATTGGCTCAAATCTCAAAGCTCTCTTCTGAAAGGAATGTTGACTGCTGCTTCTTTTCAGGGAGAAGGAGGGAGACATTCCATTTGCCGGCAATATACTTCTTGATCGAAGCATTCACATCATCAATCGTGAGACGGTCTATCCGTGCAATCAAATCTTCTAGAGAATCGGGCTTCCCGCAAATCACTACATCATCCAGGAATCTGCTGAGAGTCAGGAGCGTTCCTTCCGTGGACATCAGCAGTTTGCCCCTCGCCCTTTCTTTTCCGTAGTTAAACTGAGCTTCCGTTGCTCCATGGACGATCAGCCTATCCATTTCCTTTTTCAATGAGCTTACAAGATTATCGAGGTTCTTCGGACTTGTGGTGGCATTTATCATAATGGCTCCAGAATCAGCGTAAGAAACGAACTCCGAACTAATATTGTACACCATTCCCAGTTCTTCTCTAATGTTGTGAAAGAGTATGGAACTCATACCACTACCAAAGAGGGTGTTGAAAATCTTGAACGCATCAAAATCCGCTTTGTTTTTCCTGCCTGGGGCATCTCTTGTCAGCAAAATGTGAACCTGCTGAAGGTCCTTCCTTCTTTCGACAATCCAGAGAGGTTCGTCAGCAATCACCGGAGATTTCGCTGCAGATGTATGACCGTTGCTCTTCATTGAGAGAAGTTTATCTTCCACATTTCTCAGCAACTCATCGCCGTAATTGCCTGAGACTGCAAAGATCGCGTTGTTAGCCACATAGTTTTGGCCGTAGAAGTCGGAGACTTTACTCCTTTCCAGCCCTTCTATCGTTTCTTGATAACCAAGGATCGGCCTACCAAAATCCCTATCCCATACTTTCTCAATAGTCATGTCGTATATTCTGTCGTATGGGTCGTCCTCGGCAGAGGCTATCTCCTCGAGAATTACGCCTCTTTCGAGATCCAGGGACGGTTCATCGAAACGGGGCGAGGTGATCAGATCAAAGAGGATCTCCATAGCTTCTAGAGAA
The Mesotoga sp. Brook.08.105.5.1 DNA segment above includes these coding regions:
- a CDS encoding pitrilysin family protein; its protein translation is MNNHYIELPNGAVIIGERKEETRTVSMAFAMKVGSADEDDAISGVSHFIEHALFKGTLKRNAFEIKEPIERIGGSLNAYTGRVSTVYYAKVPDTYSLEAMEILFDLITSPRFDEPSLDLERGVILEEIASAEDDPYDRIYDMTIEKVWDRDFGRPILGYQETIEGLERSKVSDFYGQNYVANNAIFAVSGNYGDELLRNVEDKLLSMKSNGHTSAAKSPVIADEPLWIVERRKDLQQVHILLTRDAPGRKNKADFDAFKIFNTLFGSGMSSILFHNIREELGMVYNISSEFVSYADSGAIMINATTSPKNLDNLVSSLKKEMDRLIVHGATEAQFNYGKERARGKLLMSTEGTLLTLSRFLDDVVICGKPDSLEDLIARIDRLTIDDVNASIKKYIAGKWNVSLLLPEKKQQSTFLSEESFEI